The following is a genomic window from bacterium.
GAGCCCAGATTATTTCTTTATTCATAGTTCTTCCTCTGTTATTACTCCAATTCTATTGTCTAACAAAAACTGTGCTGTAACACCATTTCCTTCAATTATTTTTTTACTAAAACTACCATCATAAATTTTCCCTTTTCCACATGCAGGACTTAATTGTTTTAAAATTACAAAGTTCACATTATACATTTTTAAAATTCTAAAAGTAATTTCTGCCCCTTTTACATAATATTCTGTAACATCCTCACCTTTTTTATTAATAACTCTACACTTTTTATTCAAAACATCTTTTCCATTTCCGTATTTTATTTCTGCTGGTTCTCTCAAAACAGGCAATCCACCAAGAATTTCTGGACAAAAAATAATTAAATTTTTCTTACTGATAAAATTAACAACTTTCTTATTAAGAGAATTTCTTCCATCATATCTACAATTCTCACCAACAAGACAGGCACTTACCCCAACAAATTCCTCTATCATTTCAATTGTAGTTCTTTTTTTATTTTATGTAAAATCTCTTTTTTATTTTCCTTCAAATA
Proteins encoded in this region:
- a CDS encoding DUF523 domain-containing protein, with product MIEEFVGVSACLVGENCRYDGRNSLNKKVVNFISKKNLIIFCPEILGGLPVLREPAEIKYGNGKDVLNKKCRVINKKGEDVTEYYVKGAEITFRILKMYNVNFVILKQLSPACGKGKIYDGSFSKKIIEGNGVTAQFLLDNRIGVITEEEL